A genomic window from Cytobacillus suaedae includes:
- the spoIVB gene encoding SpoIVB peptidase → MNRDRMRKLIGTFLLVSLVALGFCTPLKEYIAIPKELTVFEGQNSKFDLSVPVAATLNSDSDSITLNKESDSLTLNTHDSGRGQMLLELAGLPIKKVDVNVLSDFKVIPGGQSIGVKLNTVGVLVVGHHQIETQDGKKSPGEIAGIQVGDIITEINGTKIEKMSDVTPFVQDAGKTGNPLNLVISRENEKFETKLVPLKDKNDHAYRIGLYIRDSAAGIGTMTFYHPESKKYGALGHVISDMDTKKPIVVQDGQIVRSTVTSIQKGSNGDPGEKLARFSGGKDVIGTITRNSPFGIFGVLSKDIKNGVMDKPMPIALSHQIKEGPAKILTVVDNDKVEEFDIEVMSTVPQKFPATKGMVIKITDEKLLSKTGGIVQGMSGSPIIQDGKVIGAVTHVFVNDPTSGYGVHIEWMLNEAGINIYEKDEEKAS, encoded by the coding sequence TTGAATAGAGACAGAATGAGAAAACTTATAGGTACATTTCTCCTTGTTTCACTAGTCGCTTTAGGATTTTGCACGCCCTTGAAAGAATATATAGCTATACCAAAGGAATTAACGGTTTTTGAAGGGCAGAATAGCAAATTCGATCTTTCAGTACCAGTAGCAGCCACATTAAACAGCGATAGCGATTCGATTACACTAAACAAGGAATCAGATTCACTTACGCTAAATACGCATGATAGTGGAAGAGGCCAAATGCTTTTGGAATTAGCAGGGCTTCCCATTAAAAAAGTTGATGTTAATGTATTATCCGATTTTAAGGTTATCCCAGGTGGCCAATCAATCGGAGTAAAACTGAATACGGTCGGTGTCCTTGTGGTTGGACATCACCAGATCGAAACGCAAGATGGTAAAAAATCTCCTGGAGAAATTGCAGGTATTCAAGTAGGAGACATTATTACAGAAATAAACGGTACAAAAATTGAAAAAATGAGTGATGTTACACCGTTCGTACAAGATGCAGGTAAAACAGGTAATCCCCTAAATTTAGTCATTTCTAGAGAAAATGAAAAATTCGAAACCAAATTAGTACCTCTTAAAGACAAGAATGACCATGCCTATCGGATCGGCTTATATATTCGAGACTCAGCCGCTGGAATAGGAACAATGACATTTTACCACCCAGAATCAAAAAAATATGGAGCATTAGGACATGTAATTTCTGATATGGACACAAAAAAACCAATTGTTGTCCAGGACGGCCAAATTGTTCGTTCAACGGTTACATCTATTCAAAAAGGAAGTAATGGAGATCCTGGAGAGAAGCTAGCACGCTTTTCAGGTGGAAAAGATGTAATTGGTACAATCACACGCAATAGTCCATTCGGAATTTTTGGTGTACTTTCGAAGGACATTAAAAATGGAGTTATGGACAAGCCAATGCCAATCGCTTTATCGCATCAAATTAAAGAAGGTCCTGCGAAGATTTTAACAGTGGTTGATAACGATAAGGTTGAAGAATTTGACATTGAAGTAATGAGTACTGTACCACAAAAATTCCCTGCCACTAAAGGGATGGTTATCAAAATCACAGACGAAAAACTCCTTTCGAAAACAGGAGGGATTGTCCAAGGGATGAGTGGAAGTCCAATCATTCAAGATGGAAAAGTTATCGGGGCAGTCACCCATGTTTTCGTTAATGATCCAACCTCAGGTTATGGTGTTCATATTGAATGGATGTTGAATGAAGCTGGTATCAATATTTATGAAAAGGATGAAGAAAAAGCGAGCTAA